A genome region from Eremothecium cymbalariae DBVPG#7215 chromosome 4, complete sequence includes the following:
- the PEX13 gene encoding peroxin PEX13 (similar to Ashbya gossypii ACR230C) has product MSTSKPRPKPWEANSISFPNNSAGTIEDTNSLSMTGAASSGSKSSEYANIPDLPSKPVALNDESGFKNSTSPHMLNNSSYGGNMYGSGGMYGSSMYGGGYGSMYGGGFGSMYGGGYGGGMYGNGYGGGMYGMGGNVGNNGGIAESTQATFHLIENLIGAVTGFAQMLEATYMATHNSFLTMISVAEQFQYAKEMLGSFLGIFAIMKFLKRMLYRVTGGKMGIAPKKQLAGGVGDNKLLEEFEHFKSGKNGTNMVGVKKPKKMSLRPLLLFLAAVFGFPWLLNKFITKLQEMQNVRRIAGGPAQHQLQGIDLNNLEFARAVYDFTPENPRIECSLKKGDLMAIISKLDPTGNESQWWKVRTKKGEVGYIPSNYIELIRRQREIEPIPDAISPVSPTLPTA; this is encoded by the coding sequence ATGTCAACTAGCAAGCCAAGACCTAAACCCTGGGAAGCTAACAGTATAAGTTTCCCGAATAATAGTGCAGGCACTATTGAGGATACCAACAGTTTATCTATGACTGGAGCTGCATCCAGTGGGTCTAAATCTTCCGAATATGCAAATATTCCGGATCTTCCATCTAAACCTGTGGCTTTAAACGATGAGTctggttttaaaaattccaCATCACCACATATGCTTAATAACTCGTCGTATGGGGGGAACATGTATGGTTCTGGTGGTATGTATGGTAGTTCTATGTATGGAGGAGGTTATGGGTCGATGTATGGCGGTGGTTTTGGTTCTATGTACGGGGGTGGGTATGGTGGTGGGATGTATGGGAATGGTTATGGCGGTGGGATGTATGGAATGGGGGGTAATGTTGGGAACAATGGTGGTATTGCCGAATCTACACAAGCTACATTTCATTTGATTGAAAATCTGATTGGTGCGGTTACTGGATTTGCGCAAATGCTGGAAGCAACGTATATGGCAACGCACAATTCGTTTCTGACTATGATATCAGTAGCAGAGCAATTCCAATATGCGAAGGAAATGTTAGGTTCTTTCCTAGGCATATTTGCAATtatgaagtttttaaagaGAATGCTGTATAGGGTGACAGGTGGTAAGATGGGGATAGCACCAAAGAAACAACTAGCGGGGGGTGTAGGTGACAACAAGTTGCTAGAGGAATTTGAGCATTTTAAATCAGGAAAGAATGGTACGAATATGGTAGGTGTTAAGAAACCTAAAAAAATGTCTTTACGCCctttgctgttgtttttaGCAGCTGTCTTTGGATTCCCTTGGTTGTTAAATAAGTTTATTACTAAGCTGCAGGAAATGCAAAATGTGAGGCGTATTGCCGGTGGTCCTGCACAACACCAACTTCAAGGAATTGATCTCAACAATTTGGAGTTTGCAAGAGCTGTTTATGATTTTACTCCTGAAAATCCACGCATAGAATGTTCGCTGAAGAAGGGTGATTTAATGGCTATTATTTCCAAGTTGGATCCTACTGGGAACGAATCACAATGGTGGAAAGTTAGAACGAAGAAAGGCGAAGTTGGCTATATTCCAAGCAATTACATCGAGCTTATTAGAAGACAAAGAGAGATCGAGCCAATACCCGATGCTATTTCTCCGGTATCTCCAACCTTACCTACTGCATGA